A stretch of DNA from Ranitomeya variabilis isolate aRanVar5 chromosome 1, aRanVar5.hap1, whole genome shotgun sequence:
actattatatataatagtatgttattaaatattttaccacattttttgcttcaaatattctttgccctattttccacctctaaaacctaggtgcgttttatagtccaaaaaatacggaaaATATGGTACCTTGTGCTGTGGTTTTTTCTGACTTGGGCATTTACACGAGGGCTGTACACAGCATGTTACTTATTAGCAAGTACTAGACAATAAGTGCATTTGATAAATCAGCCATATCTCCAGGCTATTGTTATTGTAAAGGACATTCATAAAACTCGCAAACGGCAGTGGGAGATAACAGACATGGTGGTTACCAACAGATCAACACTAAAGGCAGTAGTCTCTCACCGCTGGTAACATATCTATAACACTATTCTAATATGGAAATACAATATCACACTGTCTGCAAACACTGCTCCCATCAAAGATTTtctcctcctaatatattgcagtcatcatattatatggcactgtgtgctTACAACTGCTCAGTCTGccattctacccagctaattcttctcttttccatcagGCCCATCGATTGACAAGATTTAAAACGAATTAGCAGAATCCTTCTTATCTCCATGTAGAaacaggtcaattttccctgtatgagtcacggCAAAAGTTCCTGGCGGGTGGAGGAGGGAGCAGCAGAGTCAGGAGTTAAAtaggggaatgatttctgcagggaaaaatagatttctcttttctctgctccatgtagaaacaagaagaattaactgggtagaaaggcaaactgAACAATTgttgtacacagtgctatataatagtatgattgcaatatattaagaggataactttTATGGGAGGGGGAGGGCTTCCTTCTTTCAGCACAGAACGACTGTTCAAATCAAGAACAGGTGACTCGTGGCTAAAAacataagtgcaccttcccacctgcatgTTTTCCAAGTATTTCTGTCATTCTCTGgcgctatgaagccagagctgtcaaagagaggggggtgGTGGAAGGAGAAACAAGCAGGTGGGGAGGTGTACTGGGGAGGTGTACTTAAACGTAGCACCACACCAGGCACCAGTACATGGTTTGAACAGTCATGCTGTTCTCAGAGTCCCTTCACTCTGCATGTAATTAGCGTTACAATGCTGTCTGGCCACCTTACTGAAAGTAATGCTACTAGGAGAAAGTGAACTGTTAGCCATAGGGCATGCACTGCAGAGGGAACTAACCATGTATTGAGCTGACTGTAGACATTCCGTGCACCCCTCTATGACTGAATGCCAGCagctcctgggaggaataaagttcattttctcctactAGCTGCACTTTCAGGAAGGCGGCCATACAGAattataatgctattaacctgcagattagttCTGTATCTGCATGTATTAGTGTTTGgagacatgacaggttctcttgaaTAGTGAATTGAGATGAGTAGATAGGTGAACAAGCATTTACAAGGCTACTCATTCCCAATTATATGCCCATATAAACATGCTGGAAATCACCCAACAAAACGCTGTGCGTCGGGTTATCAGATGCAGATGCAAAAAAGCAGATGTATGGCTCCATATCGGAGTCACCAGATACATTGTGGTCTTCTATTAAGGATATCTAAAATGTGCATTATTCCATATTATACACATCTTACAGGATCTCTGATTTGTGCAGCCCCAGGTGAACAAGAGCATTTACCAGCAGAGGCCGTGACTTAGAGAAACTGTACATGGTGCATTACGTAACCACCAtggttataaagggttaaatgtcaGGACTGAAGAATACAAGAAAAATGGCACTGCAGTAAAAGAAATCAGACCTGGATGAACATGGCTGCTATTAGTAAACAGAACAAGTACTGTAGCTATATGAGGGGGCCTTTAATCAGTTGTCTCCGTGTTCATCTCGGGTTCAGCCTGTGCCTTCTCCACCTGTGCCGGCATCCACTCCCTCAAAGTGTCCAGGTCAGGTAAGGATAGCACAGGTCTGCAGAGTTCATAGGCCACTGGGGAGTAATGATAGAGAGTTACAGCAAAGCCTCGGATCTCTCTGGAGAACTGGATGACTCTGGGTTTCTTGCGCCCCTGCACCTGGTGTCTGAACAGTTCTAGGGTTAACCCGCTGAAGTGCTTGGACACAAGATGGACAGGGTCACTGCCGAGCATGTTACTTCTCAGCTGCAGGATCATCTTCTTCATGCTGGCTATCCGGCTCTTCTGCCTCAGAATCTGCTTCTGGAGAGAGTTCTTTTTCCTCCTCAGATTAACAAGGATGGGGTCCACTTTGGGGCTACGTACATTCTCCTTATTAGTGCAGGCAGCAGAATAGGAGTGCTCCACAGACCTAGCAGCTTCGGAGATGATGGCTTTAGCTGCTGACTTTGGCTTCTGAGCCACAATTGGTGAAGGCGAGGTGCCACTGTCTCTCTTTTTCACAGGTTTCTTAGGCGGCTTTTTAATATGGACGCCATTGATAATAGAAGGCACGGCATCCAGGCGCAGGTATGGGTAGGAGGCTCCTGGCCGCAGCATGTAGTCCTCTTCTGTGAAGTGGTCACTGCAGAGTCTACTATAGATTGAAGGCTTCCACTTGTCACGACGAATTACTTCGATCCATTTGGCAAGATATTCTGGATTTTTCATTGGAAATCTACAAGTGAATCAATGAAAAATACATTGTTATGTAAATGTAATTCACAAAAATACAatactctataaaaaaaaaaaaaaatcaaggttcATCTTTAGGCATTTACTGCTTCATGGTGTATGAAGATGCAGGATTACTACaggtgctgcagaaaatctgcccaGTGGACCTCGTGCTGGAGAGAACGAGGACACAACATGTCtgattgtcttctgccatctgctgGTAAAGAGAAGGTACTGACATCTAATATGGGGACAACCAGCAGGTAAACTGCACAGATATGGTTCTACAATATGATAAACGTCTACTGTTTAGCTTTACAGTAGAGCATTATAAAAATCCAATTAAATTAACATCTACTTCTGCTTTATCTCAGGGACCTAAATCTCTGCTTTCTTTCACTTGAAGAGTTAAAGAGGGTTAAGTCTCTCCCAAAGAAATCCCCAGTCCATATATTCTTTTAGTGCGCATGGACGAGACATCAGCCCCCTAATGAGGCAGCGCTGTGAACCCTTCCACGTCAGCTCTCTATGTAGTGCATAGATTGTGACTAATTTCAGGATGGCCAGAAACAGTTTACAACATTTTTATCGGGTTGTCCCCTGCTGATATTGATGACATACTGGAATAGCAGAGCTCCACCACAATGTTAGTGGccgctctcgggtactgcagctcagcttctatttgttCAAAGAAtctctcaccaggtttttgctaccccatcggaGAGAagcataaggctaagttcacacagggcgtttttgcaggttttataatgcaaattttcagctgtgttttacagcacaagcaaagacTATGAGACActgcttgttttttttgtcatcaggattttgtgctttgcaagtttttttttttttttttttacaatggagaatgtccctttttttttttcagcattttttcagtgtttttcacccattgaaatgaatgggtggtgaaaaaacgcaagtatcgggttttgctgcgttttttgtgtgccaaaaccggattctatagaataggacttttttttccaaCATCTAGCAttacaaaaccgcagcaaaaacaagAACAACATGCTTTTTTCCTACCGaaaagatcaggttttgctacagggaaaaaaaaaaaaaaaaaacacgctgcaaaaatgcctagtgtgaactgacCCTAATGTAGGAgcccagaccctgattccagtgatgtgtcacttcctGGCCTGCTTGCTGAAGTTATGATGCAATccctattttctctgctgcagatctaccagtgctCTGAAAAAATAAGAATAATTAAACATGGCACCACAGACCTGAAGAAATGTTTACCGCATCCTTTTGACAGTCGATTTTTGCAGCCTTTTGCGGCACAGACAGTCATCCTTTCATCAAAATTCAGGTCAAAGTCTGTATGACATAGAAAATAGCACTTTAGTTAAAACCCCAGTAATCCCTGTGCACAGATACAGATACCATTTTGGGGACCAGTTATAATCAAGCACTCAATAAGaatcctgtaaaaaaaattatttatttgcagAACAGATTTAAATCCATAAATCTACACATTTGTTTCCCCCAATGACTCTTACGGTTCGCAGTGCGCTGTAATCGGATGGATATTAAAAGGAGTGTGTATTCATACTTTGCTCATCAGAGCAGCACTCCCAGCACCCCGGGTTTGTGTTTGTCTGTAGATTGACAATTAAGACCAGTTGCACACATGCGCCACCGAGCAGAGGTAGCCTAGTATGTGCAGAAATCTGAGGCCGGCTGGGTCTAGTAATCAGCAATTTATTCAGCTTCAGAGCAGAGCATGCAGGCTCTAAAGCAAAGAGACAGCAAGTACATGCTCCTTGTCGAGGAAACCGGCCACCTCCGATAGCCTGCAGATATGAGCGGCAACCTAAGGGCTCATTCTATACAGGTCAGAGATCAGACTGCTAATGCATAGAATGGCAGCAGCTCTCCACACACGAGCACGGTAGCCTCGTaggaatacatgaagctgtcacacttgGGTTGGGCCAgccgcggccagtccgtgcatttgtCGCAGACCGCTCTCAGAGCGATGTGCACGACATATGAATGAGCCCTAAGCAACGAGCAGTAAACTATGGAACCAAGTCTATCCATTCTTGAGAACAGTGGAGATAATTAACATTTAACAAATGGTATTTTACTAAATCATTTTCATGCACTTTTAGTCACTTAGCATGAGCCTGTAATATTTCCAAGTAACAGTGCCCACAAAATAGCGAACGTGTGCCCTCACTGCATGGAGCAAGCTGACGACCCTAGCACACTCCTTACAGCACAGGTCACGACTGTGTGGCACCAAACAGCTAGCTCCAATCGCAACAGTTTAACCTCTTAAGTGCTGTTGTTAAGGGCGAAACTGGCATGTAAAAAGGTCTCCAACATGGTGGCTGTACTTCTGGAGCCCATACCCTGCCCCCAAGTGGCACAATTAAAGACCTTCGTGTCTACCATGGCATTACTCATATGAAGCTCTGCTAGTGGCTGGATTTCATATTAGACcagtatttaaaggggtattcccatcttcaagatcctatcccaatatggagtaagtgtaataataataataatattgccaaatagatccaattagaaatgtggtataggttttctgattcgccatgtccctttcctcatgtgcaggcattgcaggaccttaggtattcatggttactTGGAGAtgggatttccacttgtcttcaggctgcctggactccgtcTACACCTGTTGGACACCCTGGACTGAGGcagcttaacaccagtaaaccaggtatacTGCAAATCCATTTgctggcattcaccatccctgccgaacacaccgggagccctggggataccgcttcacctgtgggaagcaacaccatctttgctgcagcaccatagcccccagaggacccctttaagcagcgtcggtcacccctgaccgagatccacaggtggcgtcacgaactttcattACTTCCATGGTCGCCCatagccatggaccgggtcgctgccaccataccaacagtgaagtttggaggtaggAACACTAcggtgtgggga
This window harbors:
- the LOC143806571 gene encoding THAP domain-containing protein 1-like, with protein sequence MTVCAAKGCKNRLSKGCGKHFFRFPMKNPEYLAKWIEVIRRDKWKPSIYSRLCSDHFTEEDYMLRPGASYPYLRLDAVPSIINGVHIKKPPKKPVKKRDSGTSPSPIVAQKPKSAAKAIISEAARSVEHSYSAACTNKENVRSPKVDPILVNLRRKKNSLQKQILRQKSRIASMKKMILQLRSNMLGSDPVHLVSKHFSGLTLELFRHQVQGRKKPRVIQFSREIRGFAVTLYHYSPVAYELCRPVLSLPDLDTLREWMPAQVEKAQAEPEMNTETTD